The DNA sequence TACCAGCACCGTTCGGCCCCAGCAATGCAAAGAAGTCTCCCTGTGCAACTTTAAGGTCGATTCCCTTGAGAGCTTCAAACCCACTGCCATAGGTTTTGGTAAGCCCCTCAATTTCGAGCGCATTGGTCATAACCGGTTCCGATGTGAAAAAGCAAAGTTCAAGAGACACTCTTGTATTGAGGCGTCTTTGGCTTTTTCAAGGCTACAGGGTACTTCTCGCAGGGAGGCGTAAATCCGGGGATCAAACAGATGGAGCAGGAGTATTACTCAACCGGGCTCGCCGAAGGCGCGCCCGGTTGCTGAATCTCGGGGTGATTATTACCGGCTTATCAGCCGGCCTAAACTCCAGCGTGACTCTTCGCCGGACACACCATAAGCCGCAGGATTCAGGCCGCCGGTACCGTGGGCGAGACATTCCTTGATGGTTAGAGCCTCGGCAGCTGCACGGCTTGAGTTGTACTTTGCAAGATCAACAACCTTGGCGGATTTCAGCGGAGCATGATGCCGGTCAGTCATAACCATAACCCGCGGCCACAGCCTGCGTTTGGGAGAATGCGAAACAACGATGCCGCGCTGGCCATCCGTCAATTCAACCAGGCTTCCCGTGGGATAAACACCAATTGCCTGGATGAAGTTTTCAACCAGGTCTTCCTGAAATTCAATGTTGCGCATCTCGTAGAGCAGAGCCACAGCTTTTGCCGGTGTCATCGGCTCCGCAAAACTCTCCCTCGGCTCAATAAGCGACTCGAAGAATTCCGCAAGCCCGGCGACCTTGGCCAGCAGAGGAATTCTGTCTCCGCGAATGCCTTCAGGGAAGCCTGAACCGTTATGCCGTTCACGGTGCCCCTGCACCACACTCAAAACGGCCCTCGACAGACCACTGTCTTCAAGAATCTCCATGCCTTTGGCGACATAGGTGCGGTATAGCGCAAACTCTTCCGGGCCATACTGACCTTCGCGACTAAGCATTTCGGAGGGCAGCCTGG is a window from the Marinobacter sp. ANT_B65 genome containing:
- a CDS encoding HD-GYP domain-containing protein; translation: MGVCQKKIAVHDLEVGMFVSDLDRPWHQTPFPIQGFHIRSQDDIRALVSHCKWVAIDIAESRDSVGLGEIGSSAFSSRRSRRGGGREELQLPPLRIKDPVTYQSVTTLKREMKASKKLLADATVELERLYDTFASEGFRNLRPVAAVVNKMVSSVIRQPDALLWLSRIQQHDDHVYRHALNTSVWALVCGRQLGLNEGLLNHLGLGCLLSQVGKTRLPSEMLSREGQYGPEEFALYRTYVAKGMEILEDSGLSRAVLSVVQGHRERHNGSGFPEGIRGDRIPLLAKVAGLAEFFESLIEPRESFAEPMTPAKAVALLYEMRNIEFQEDLVENFIQAIGVYPTGSLVELTDGQRGIVVSHSPKRRLWPRVMVMTDRHHAPLKSAKVVDLAKYNSSRAAAEALTIKECLAHGTGGLNPAAYGVSGEESRWSLGRLISR